In a single window of the Sorangium aterium genome:
- a CDS encoding serine/threonine-protein kinase, translated as MPQSFKDDTIHDLPLAASGARQAADPADAVATGPRQVLAGRYELLGLVGIGGMGSVYRARDLELEELVAVKVLRRELSVAPEVTDRFRREVRLSRKVTHPNVARVFDIGEHEGDRFLTMEFVDGEPLAALLARERRLGVSRALDVVEGVCAGLHAAHRAGVIHRDLKPDNVLLGRDGRIVLTDFGIARAVASGEAGQTLGAVMGTPAYMAPEQVQGADDVDARADIYALGAMLYEMLTGERAWQGDAPLAVAAARLFADPPDPRLRRADLPDALARVVLRCMARERDDRYASVESVVHDLASLTRPATATPPAFTPPQGRTAVSGVTPGASSGVAEHGGKSVVVLPFANQGPASDAYLAEELTDDLVDTLSMTPGLRVRPRGALGRRSSSELDPREIGRELGVQVVVGGSVRRRDGTVRINARLISVADGFQLWAKRFDRPEAEVLRINDEVAEAVAEALTLDGAAPNRTAPSDPVALDLFLRGRHEYRRFWPEHQERAIALFEQALSRAPEDPMILSAYALARCRFWFFTDRGGELATEAASRAVAAAPGLPDARLAMASVRFQRLDVVGAMRELKAALASRSGNAEAEGLIGHILLECGAFEEGARRARSALARDPEVVLAAQALARAYTLLGRWSDADDVIRAHPTVGSGSGYTVLRMRRVLWQRDPEVVEKLSQKRVSEAFPDLPTPFAQVIDDLIEGRLLDVRPVQVEGERPPVTALRRTSFIRQLQAEFAAFLGQRELALTALELSLADGLFDLIWLERCPVLASLRDEPRYAAVHAAVQRRASAVVAVYRER; from the coding sequence ATGCCGCAGAGCTTCAAGGACGACACGATCCACGACCTTCCGCTCGCGGCGAGCGGCGCGCGGCAAGCGGCCGACCCCGCGGACGCCGTGGCGACCGGCCCGCGGCAGGTCCTCGCAGGCCGGTACGAGCTCCTCGGGCTGGTCGGCATCGGCGGGATGGGCAGCGTGTACCGCGCCCGCGACCTGGAGCTCGAGGAGCTCGTCGCGGTCAAGGTGCTGCGCCGCGAGCTCAGCGTCGCGCCGGAGGTGACCGATCGGTTCCGGCGCGAGGTGCGGCTCTCGCGCAAGGTGACGCACCCGAACGTGGCGCGCGTCTTCGACATCGGCGAGCACGAGGGCGACCGGTTCCTGACGATGGAGTTCGTCGACGGCGAGCCGCTCGCCGCGCTGCTCGCGCGCGAGCGGCGGCTCGGCGTGAGCCGCGCGCTCGACGTCGTGGAGGGCGTCTGCGCGGGCCTCCACGCCGCGCACCGGGCCGGCGTCATCCACCGTGACCTCAAGCCGGACAACGTGCTGCTCGGGCGCGACGGGCGCATTGTCCTGACCGACTTCGGGATCGCGCGCGCGGTCGCGAGCGGCGAGGCGGGCCAGACGCTGGGCGCGGTCATGGGGACGCCGGCGTACATGGCGCCCGAGCAGGTGCAGGGCGCCGACGACGTCGACGCGCGCGCCGACATCTACGCCCTCGGGGCGATGCTCTACGAGATGCTCACGGGTGAGCGCGCGTGGCAGGGCGACGCGCCGCTCGCCGTCGCCGCGGCGCGGCTCTTCGCCGACCCGCCGGATCCGCGGCTCCGGCGCGCCGACCTGCCCGACGCGCTCGCGCGCGTGGTGCTCCGCTGCATGGCGCGCGAGCGCGACGACCGGTACGCGTCCGTCGAGAGCGTCGTGCACGACCTCGCCTCGCTCACCCGCCCGGCCACGGCGACGCCGCCGGCGTTCACGCCGCCGCAGGGGCGGACGGCGGTCTCCGGGGTGACCCCGGGGGCGAGCTCCGGGGTGGCCGAGCACGGCGGCAAGAGCGTCGTGGTCCTGCCGTTCGCGAACCAGGGACCTGCGTCGGACGCGTACCTGGCCGAGGAGCTGACGGACGATCTCGTCGACACGCTCTCCATGACGCCGGGCCTCCGGGTGAGGCCGCGCGGGGCGCTCGGGCGGCGATCGTCCTCCGAGCTCGATCCGCGCGAGATCGGGCGCGAGCTCGGGGTGCAGGTGGTCGTCGGGGGCTCGGTGCGGCGGCGCGACGGGACGGTGCGGATCAACGCGCGGCTCATCAGCGTCGCCGACGGGTTCCAGCTGTGGGCGAAGCGCTTCGATCGCCCCGAGGCGGAGGTGCTGCGGATCAACGACGAGGTGGCCGAGGCGGTCGCGGAGGCGTTGACGCTCGACGGGGCCGCGCCGAACCGCACGGCGCCGAGCGATCCCGTGGCGCTCGACCTGTTCCTGCGCGGGCGCCACGAGTACCGCAGGTTCTGGCCGGAGCACCAGGAGCGGGCGATCGCGCTGTTCGAGCAGGCGCTCTCGCGCGCGCCCGAGGATCCGATGATCCTGTCGGCCTACGCGCTCGCGCGCTGCCGCTTCTGGTTCTTCACGGACCGCGGCGGGGAGCTGGCCACGGAGGCGGCGTCGCGCGCCGTCGCCGCGGCGCCCGGGCTGCCGGACGCGCGGCTCGCGATGGCGTCGGTGCGGTTCCAGCGCCTCGACGTGGTCGGCGCGATGCGGGAGCTCAAGGCGGCGCTCGCGAGCCGCTCGGGGAACGCCGAGGCGGAGGGCCTCATCGGCCACATCCTGCTCGAGTGCGGCGCCTTCGAGGAGGGCGCGCGGCGCGCGCGGTCGGCGCTGGCGCGCGATCCCGAGGTGGTGCTGGCGGCGCAGGCGCTGGCGCGCGCGTACACGCTGCTGGGCAGGTGGTCGGACGCCGACGACGTGATCCGGGCGCATCCGACGGTGGGGAGCGGATCGGGCTACACCGTCCTGCGGATGCGCCGCGTGCTCTGGCAGCGCGACCCGGAGGTGGTCGAGAAGCTCTCTCAGAAGCGCGTGAGCGAGGCGTTCCCGGACCTCCCCACGCCGTTCGCGCAGGTGATCGACGACCTCATCGAGGGGCGGCTCTTGGACGTCCGGCCCGTGCAGGTCGAGGGCGAGCGCCCGCCCGTCACGGCGCTGCGGCGCACGTCGTTCATCCGGCAGCTCCAGGCGGAGTTCGCGGCCTTCCTCGGCCAGCGAGAGCTCGCGCTGACCGCGCTCGAGCTCTCGCTGGCCGACGGCCTGTTCGACCTGATCTGGCTCGAGCGCTGTCCCGTCCTCGCGTCCCTGCGCGACGAGCCGCGGTATGCGGCCGTCCACGCGGCGGTGCAGCGGCGGGCCTCCGCGGTGGTCGCGGTCTACCGCGAGCGCTGA
- a CDS encoding FIST signal transduction protein, with the protein MARSFSATCGPDGLLQHLADLRSAVPSPSGGVVFVSGQLAQRASGVAELVRSAWRGVPACVVPAAGVLSERGEIEGDTGASGVLWSGGQVTPFALPERAEEPSRLLGEALTRAVGQRSATAILFARPGAFAPERIEAPALSAPSACLFGAGTASGSAIGVTAQGELIEGPATGLAITGFAPPLVDASTAARLLSGFHRIDDASGGVVLRAGGRPALDLLSAATATLGEPPSAQQLILAALADPQLDPPGAPGADRGDAAEAAAPRYVLRPVRGIDPSRRGLLLGDEARPGARLAFAVRDAAVGRAGLEGIARQVSRSALGSAPRFALYLTCAGRGQGLYGTPDVEARILRQRFADLPIAGMHSSFEIAPWARGQARLALYTGVLALFRAPS; encoded by the coding sequence ATGGCACGAAGCTTCTCCGCGACCTGTGGGCCGGATGGCCTTCTCCAGCACCTGGCCGATCTGCGCAGCGCAGTCCCGTCGCCGTCGGGCGGCGTCGTCTTCGTCTCCGGACAGCTCGCCCAGCGCGCCTCGGGCGTCGCCGAGCTCGTCCGTAGCGCCTGGCGCGGCGTCCCGGCCTGCGTCGTGCCGGCCGCGGGCGTGCTCAGCGAGCGCGGCGAGATCGAGGGGGACACCGGCGCGAGCGGCGTGCTGTGGTCCGGCGGGCAGGTCACGCCCTTCGCGCTGCCCGAGCGGGCCGAGGAGCCGAGCCGCCTCCTGGGGGAGGCGCTCACCCGCGCCGTCGGCCAGCGCTCCGCGACGGCCATCCTCTTCGCCAGGCCCGGGGCGTTCGCGCCCGAGCGGATCGAGGCGCCCGCCCTGTCCGCGCCGAGCGCTTGCCTGTTCGGCGCCGGGACGGCCTCCGGCTCCGCCATCGGCGTGACGGCGCAGGGCGAGCTCATCGAGGGCCCGGCGACGGGCCTCGCCATCACCGGGTTCGCGCCGCCGCTCGTCGACGCCTCGACCGCCGCCAGGCTGCTCTCCGGCTTCCACCGCATCGACGACGCGAGCGGAGGCGTCGTGCTGCGCGCCGGCGGGCGGCCGGCGCTCGACCTGCTCTCCGCCGCGACCGCCACGCTCGGCGAGCCGCCAAGCGCGCAGCAGCTCATCCTCGCCGCGCTGGCCGACCCGCAGCTCGATCCGCCGGGCGCGCCGGGCGCCGACCGCGGCGACGCCGCCGAGGCGGCAGCGCCACGTTACGTGCTGCGGCCGGTCCGCGGCATCGATCCCTCGCGGCGGGGGCTCCTGCTGGGCGACGAGGCGAGGCCCGGCGCGCGCCTCGCGTTCGCGGTCCGCGACGCCGCCGTCGGCCGCGCCGGGCTCGAGGGGATCGCCCGGCAGGTGTCCCGGAGCGCGCTCGGGTCGGCCCCCCGCTTCGCGCTCTACCTGACCTGCGCCGGGCGCGGCCAGGGCCTGTACGGGACACCCGACGTCGAGGCGCGCATCCTGCGCCAGCGCTTCGCCGACCTCCCGATCGCCGGCATGCACTCGAGCTTCGAGATCGCTCCCTGGGCCCGGGGCCAGGCGAGGCTCGCCCTCTACACCGGCGTGCTCGCGCTCTTCCGCGCGCCGAGCTGA